From one Pseudomonas sp. S35 genomic stretch:
- a CDS encoding DUF971 domain-containing protein: MPKFPTAVNLHKTSNTLGLTYGPDETYQLPAELLRTHSPSAEVQGHGKPILQFGKLNVKLIKIEPAGQYALKLTFDDGHDSGLFTWDYLYQLAVRQDALWADYLAELKAAGKTRDPSQSVVRLML, encoded by the coding sequence ATGCCGAAATTCCCCACCGCTGTCAATTTGCACAAAACCTCCAACACCCTCGGCCTGACCTACGGGCCTGATGAAACCTACCAACTCCCGGCCGAACTGCTGCGCACCCACTCGCCTTCTGCCGAGGTCCAGGGCCACGGCAAACCCATCCTGCAATTCGGCAAGCTCAACGTTAAGTTGATCAAGATAGAACCGGCCGGTCAGTACGCACTGAAATTGACCTTCGACGATGGCCATGACAGCGGACTGTTCACCTGGGACTACCTCTACCAATTGGCCGTGCGTCAGGACGCGCTATGGGCCGATTATCTCGCCGAACTCAAAGCGGCCGGCAAAACCCGCGACCCGAGCCAATCGGTCGTGCGGCTGATGCTCTAG
- the phaC gene encoding class II poly(R)-hydroxyalkanoic acid synthase, whose amino-acid sequence MSNKNNDDLKRQASENTLGLNPIIALRKKDLLASAKMVLTQAIKQPLHSVKHVAHFGVELKNVMFGKSQLQPESDDRRFHDPAWSQNPLYKRYLQTYLAWRKELHDWIGDSNLSDQDISRGHFVINLMTEAMAPTNSAANPAAVKRFFETGGKSLLDGLSHLAKDMVHNGGMPSQVNMGAFEVGKSLGTTEGAVVFRNDVLELIQYKPITEQVHERPLLVVPPQINKFYVFDLSPEKSLARFCLRNNQQTFIVSWRNPTKAQREWGLSTYIEALKEAVDVVTAITGSKDVNMLGACSGGITCTALLGHYAALGEKKVNALTLLVSVLDTTLDTQVALFVDEQTLEAAKRHSYQAGVLEGRDMAKVFAWMRPNDLIWNYWVNNYLLGNEPPVFDILFWNNDTTRLPAAFHGDLIELFKNNPLVRANALEVCGTPIDLKQVTADIYSLAGTNDHITPWQSCYKSAQLFGGKVEFVLSSSGHIQSILNPPGNPKARYQTSDSLAGKPLEWQENATKHTDSWWLHWQAWQAERAGKLKKAPTALGNKTYAAAQAAPGTYVHER is encoded by the coding sequence ATGAGTAACAAGAACAACGATGACTTGAAACGCCAGGCCTCGGAAAACACCTTGGGGCTGAACCCGATCATCGCGTTACGCAAAAAGGATTTATTGGCCTCGGCGAAGATGGTGCTGACCCAAGCCATCAAGCAACCGTTGCACAGCGTCAAGCACGTCGCCCACTTTGGCGTTGAATTGAAGAACGTGATGTTCGGCAAATCGCAGCTGCAGCCCGAAAGCGATGACCGTCGCTTTCACGACCCGGCCTGGAGCCAGAACCCGCTCTACAAACGCTACCTGCAAACCTACTTGGCGTGGCGCAAGGAACTGCACGACTGGATAGGCGACAGCAACCTGTCGGACCAGGACATCAGCCGCGGCCACTTCGTGATCAACCTGATGACCGAAGCCATGGCGCCCACCAACAGCGCGGCCAACCCGGCGGCGGTCAAACGCTTCTTTGAAACCGGCGGCAAAAGCCTGCTCGACGGTCTGTCCCACTTGGCCAAGGACATGGTGCACAACGGCGGCATGCCGAGCCAGGTCAACATGGGCGCCTTTGAAGTGGGCAAGTCCCTGGGCACTACCGAAGGCGCCGTGGTGTTTCGCAACGACGTGCTGGAGCTGATCCAGTACAAGCCGATCACCGAGCAAGTGCACGAACGCCCGCTGCTGGTGGTGCCACCACAGATCAACAAATTCTACGTATTCGACCTGAGCCCGGAGAAAAGCCTGGCGCGCTTCTGCCTGCGTAATAACCAGCAGACCTTTATCGTCAGTTGGCGCAACCCGACCAAGGCCCAGCGCGAATGGGGCCTGTCGACTTATATCGAGGCGCTCAAGGAAGCGGTCGATGTGGTCACGGCGATTACCGGCAGCAAGGACGTCAACATGCTTGGCGCCTGCTCCGGTGGCATCACCTGCACCGCCCTGCTCGGCCACTACGCCGCGCTGGGGGAGAAAAAGGTCAATGCCCTGACCTTGCTGGTCAGCGTGCTCGACACCACCCTGGACACTCAGGTGGCGCTGTTTGTCGACGAGCAAACCCTGGAAGCGGCCAAGCGCCACTCCTACCAGGCCGGCGTACTCGAAGGCCGCGACATGGCCAAGGTGTTTGCCTGGATGCGCCCCAACGACCTGATCTGGAACTACTGGGTCAATAACTACCTGCTGGGCAATGAGCCGCCGGTGTTCGACATCCTGTTCTGGAACAACGACACCACGCGCTTGCCGGCCGCCTTCCACGGCGACCTGATCGAACTGTTCAAGAACAACCCACTCGTGCGCGCCAATGCACTGGAAGTGTGCGGTACGCCAATCGACCTCAAGCAAGTCACCGCCGACATCTACTCACTGGCCGGCACCAATGACCACATCACGCCGTGGCAGTCCTGCTACAAGTCGGCGCAACTGTTTGGTGGCAAGGTGGAGTTTGTGTTGTCCAGCAGCGGGCATATCCAGAGCATCCTCAACCCGCCGGGCAACCCCAAGGCACGCTACCAGACCAGCGACAGCCTGGCGGGCAAGCCGCTGGAATGGCAGGAGAATGCGACCAAGCACACCGATTCGTGGTGGCTGCATTGGCAAGCGTGGCAGGCGGAGCGTGCGGGCAAGCTGAAGAAGGCGCCGACAGCTTTAGGTAACAAGACCTACGCAGCAGCGCAAGCAGCCCCAGGAACTTACGTACACGAACGCTAA